From Fusobacterium sp. DD2, a single genomic window includes:
- the rpsP gene encoding 30S ribosomal protein S16, protein MLKLRLTRLGDTKRPSYRVVAMEALSKRDGKAVAYLGNYFPLEDNRVVLKEEEIINFLKNGAQPTRTVKSILVKAGVWAKFEEAKRK, encoded by the coding sequence ATGTTAAAATTAAGATTAACAAGATTAGGAGACACAAAAAGACCTTCTTATAGAGTAGTTGCTATGGAAGCTTTATCAAAAAGAGATGGAAAAGCTGTTGCTTATTTAGGAAACTACTTCCCATTAGAAGATAACAGAGTAGTATTAAAAGAAGAAGAAATCATCAACTTCTTAAAAAATGGAGCTCAACCAACTAGAACAGTAAAATCTATATTAGTAAAAGCTGGAGTATGGGCAAAATTTGAAGAAGCAAAAAGAAAATAG